One Thalassospira marina DNA window includes the following coding sequences:
- the fdhA gene encoding formaldehyde dehydrogenase, glutathione-independent, producing MSSNRGVVYVGPGNVEVRNIPDPVMSAPNGRKLDHAVILKVISTNICGSDQHMVRGRTTAEPGLVLGHEITGEIIEKGSDVEQLEVGDIVSVPFNVACGRCRCCKSQDTGVCLTVNPSRAGGAYGYVDMGGWIGGQAHYVMVPYADFNLLKFPDRDQAMSKIRDLTMLSDILPTGFHGAVQAGVGVGSIVYVAGAGPVGLAAAASARILGAAVVMIGDFNKERLAHASNMGFEAVDLSKSDRLGEMIAEITGSPEVDSAIDAVGFEARGHSGGEQPAIVLNQMMEITRAAGSIGIPGLYVTEDPGAVDEAAKQGSLSLRFGLGWAKAQSFHTGQTPVIKYNRQLMQAILHDRLKIADIVNAQVISLEDAAQGYESFDQGAAKKFVLDPHGMLAKAG from the coding sequence ATGAGCAGTAATAGAGGTGTCGTTTATGTTGGGCCGGGCAACGTTGAAGTCCGGAATATTCCCGATCCTGTCATGTCTGCGCCCAATGGGCGCAAGCTGGACCATGCCGTAATACTGAAGGTGATTTCCACCAACATTTGCGGGTCGGACCAGCATATGGTGCGCGGTCGGACGACGGCGGAACCGGGGCTGGTTCTGGGCCACGAAATCACGGGCGAAATCATTGAAAAAGGCAGCGATGTTGAACAGCTTGAAGTTGGTGACATCGTTTCCGTGCCGTTTAACGTGGCCTGCGGCCGTTGCCGGTGCTGCAAATCGCAGGATACCGGCGTATGCCTGACGGTAAATCCGTCGCGCGCTGGTGGGGCCTATGGTTATGTCGATATGGGCGGCTGGATTGGCGGTCAGGCCCATTATGTGATGGTGCCCTATGCCGATTTTAACCTGCTGAAATTCCCGGACCGGGATCAGGCAATGTCGAAAATTCGCGATCTGACGATGCTGTCCGATATTCTGCCAACTGGTTTTCACGGCGCGGTGCAGGCCGGTGTTGGTGTGGGTTCAATCGTTTATGTGGCCGGTGCTGGTCCGGTTGGGTTGGCTGCGGCGGCATCGGCGCGCATTTTGGGTGCGGCTGTTGTCATGATTGGTGATTTCAACAAGGAACGCCTTGCCCATGCATCCAATATGGGGTTCGAGGCCGTTGATCTTTCCAAAAGTGACCGCTTGGGCGAAATGATTGCCGAAATTACCGGCAGCCCTGAAGTTGACAGCGCCATTGATGCCGTTGGCTTTGAAGCCCGCGGTCATAGCGGCGGCGAACAGCCGGCAATCGTTTTGAACCAGATGATGGAAATTACCCGTGCGGCTGGTTCCATCGGTATTCCGGGCCTTTATGTAACCGAAGATCCGGGTGCTGTGGACGAGGCCGCCAAACAGGGCAGCCTGTCGCTGCGGTTTGGTTTGGGTTGGGCAAAGGCGCAGTCCTTCCATACCGGCCAGACCCCGGTCATCAAATATAACCGCCAACTGATGCAGGCAATTTTGCATGACCGGCTGAAAATCGCCGATATCGTCAATGCGCAGGTGATCTCGCTTGAAGATGCCGCTCAGGGGTATGAAAGTTTTGACCAGGGTGCTGCCAAAAAATTCGTGCTCGACCCGCATGGTATGCTGGCAAAAGCTGGCTAA
- a CDS encoding tRNA dihydrouridine synthase — translation MTQLVLAPMEGLVDWRVRQLLSAAGGFDQCVTEFIRVSQTLFPAHVFYRYCPELHQGCKTASGQPVLVQLMGHDPDLLGENAAFAVELGAPGIDINFGCPSKTVNKREAGASLLKCPENLFNIVRAVRAAVPGHIPVSAKIRLGYADKTLFLENARAVEEGGAQHLTVHARTKMEGYKPPAHWEYLARIREAISITMTANGEIWTVEDYIRCRDISGCTSFMLGRGAIACPDLAARIKAHEAGEDLQKQCWADVLDILLAYIDLLAQDGATENHQAGRIKQWVSMMRKGHGPASPCFDEIKRIREIGELREKLQRDRENPEYQRPEEPIAA, via the coding sequence ATGACGCAATTGGTGCTGGCACCAATGGAAGGGCTTGTGGACTGGCGTGTTCGGCAATTGCTGAGCGCGGCTGGCGGGTTTGACCAGTGCGTTACCGAATTTATCCGCGTTTCCCAAACCCTATTTCCGGCCCATGTCTTTTACCGTTATTGCCCCGAACTGCATCAGGGCTGCAAAACGGCCAGCGGCCAACCCGTTCTGGTACAGCTTATGGGTCACGACCCGGACCTTCTGGGTGAAAATGCAGCCTTCGCCGTTGAACTGGGCGCACCGGGCATCGACATCAATTTTGGCTGCCCGTCAAAAACCGTCAACAAACGCGAAGCGGGCGCATCGCTTTTGAAATGCCCTGAAAACCTTTTTAACATTGTGCGGGCCGTGCGGGCCGCAGTACCTGGCCATATCCCGGTCAGCGCCAAAATCCGCCTGGGCTATGCCGATAAAACCCTGTTTCTGGAAAATGCCCGTGCGGTTGAAGAAGGCGGCGCACAGCATTTAACCGTCCATGCCCGCACAAAAATGGAAGGCTACAAGCCACCTGCACATTGGGAATATCTGGCGCGCATTCGCGAGGCCATTTCCATCACCATGACAGCAAATGGTGAGATCTGGACAGTTGAGGATTATATCCGCTGTCGCGATATTTCCGGCTGTACGTCCTTTATGCTGGGGCGCGGTGCCATTGCCTGCCCCGACCTTGCCGCACGTATCAAGGCACATGAAGCAGGCGAGGATTTGCAAAAACAATGTTGGGCCGATGTTTTAGACATTCTGCTGGCCTATATCGACCTTCTGGCCCAGGACGGTGCGACAGAAAACCATCAGGCCGGACGCATCAAACAATGGGTTTCGATGATGCGCAAAGGCCACGGCCCGGCCTCACCCTGCTTTGACGAGATCAAACGTATCCGAGAGATTGGCGAATTGCGCGAAAAGCTTCAGCGTGACCGCGAAAACCCGGAATATCAACGACCCGAAGAACCAATTGCCGCCTGA
- the meaB gene encoding methylmalonyl Co-A mutase-associated GTPase MeaB: MKETLRTIPGTTSTTSPRARVKRRVLSTGEIVEGVLAGNRTILSRAITLVESRKPEHFIQAQQVLEQLMPHTGGSRRIGITGVPGVGKSTFIEAFGTKLTREGHKVAVLAVDPTSARSGGSILGDKTRMNDLSIDPNAYIRPSPSSGYLGGVNRMTRETILLCEAAGFDVVLVETVGAGQSETMVAQMTDFFLVLMLPGAGDELQGIKKGVLEIADLIAVNKSDADPAKAREAKREYSSALRILQPTSHHWRPQSMMVSSLTREGLDDAWDLIKQHRQIMEKEGEFAAKRARQQHDWMWTMLRDRLLETFTRREDVKSTLPDLEKNVLNGSINPTQAVEQLLSIMVDGKNNN, encoded by the coding sequence GTGAAGGAAACCCTGCGAACCATTCCCGGCACCACCAGTACCACAAGCCCGCGCGCGCGGGTAAAGCGCCGCGTTCTCAGCACCGGGGAAATTGTTGAAGGTGTTCTTGCGGGCAACCGCACCATTCTTTCACGTGCGATTACCCTGGTTGAAAGCCGCAAGCCCGAACATTTTATTCAGGCACAGCAGGTCCTTGAACAGTTAATGCCCCACACCGGCGGGTCACGGCGCATTGGCATTACCGGCGTTCCCGGTGTTGGCAAGTCCACCTTTATCGAGGCCTTTGGCACCAAACTGACCCGCGAGGGGCACAAGGTTGCCGTGCTGGCGGTTGACCCGACAAGTGCGCGATCCGGCGGGTCCATTCTGGGTGATAAAACCCGGATGAATGACCTGTCGATTGATCCGAATGCCTATATCCGCCCATCACCCAGCAGCGGCTATTTGGGTGGTGTAAACCGCATGACCCGCGAAACCATTTTGCTGTGCGAGGCTGCCGGGTTTGACGTGGTGCTGGTGGAAACCGTGGGGGCCGGGCAAAGCGAAACCATGGTCGCACAAATGACCGATTTCTTTTTGGTGCTGATGCTACCCGGGGCGGGCGATGAATTACAGGGCATTAAAAAGGGTGTGCTGGAAATTGCCGATCTGATTGCGGTCAATAAATCCGATGCCGACCCGGCCAAGGCCCGCGAAGCCAAACGCGAATATTCATCGGCGCTGCGTATTTTACAGCCCACCAGCCACCACTGGCGCCCGCAATCCATGATGGTATCATCCCTTACGCGCGAGGGGCTGGATGATGCCTGGGATTTGATCAAACAGCATCGCCAGATCATGGAAAAAGAAGGCGAATTTGCCGCCAAACGCGCCCGCCAGCAACATGACTGGATGTGGACCATGCTGCGCGACCGCCTGCTGGAAACCTTCACCCGGCGCGAAGATGTCAAATCGACCCTGCCTGACCTTGAAAAAAATGTGCTGAATGGCAGCATCAACCCGACACAGGCGGTTGAACAACTGCTATCCATTATGGTGGATGGGAAAAACAACAATTAA
- the scpA gene encoding methylmalonyl-CoA mutase — translation MTRIPDFSDLPLFDSTGDAPSAPASAVPWTTPEGIDVKPVYGSDDIAGLDHLHTMPGMPPFLRGPYPTMYVQRPWTIRQYAGFSTAEESNAFYRRNLAAGQKGLSIAFDLATHRGYDSDHPRVAGDVGMAGVAIDSIYDMRTLFDGIPLDQMSVSMTMNGAVLPVMALYIAAAEEQGVKPAQLSGTIQNDILKEFMVRNTYIYPPKPSMRIISDIFAFTSQNMPKFNSISISGYHMQEAGATADLELAYTLADGVEYARAGMAAGLDIDKFAPRLSFFWAIGMNFFMEIAKMRAARMIWAKLIKQFDPQSNKSLSLRTHSQTSGWSLTAQDVFNNVIRTCVEAMASTQGHTQSLHTNALDEALALPTDFSARIARNTQLFLQQESGTTNVIDPWGGSYYVERLTRDLAEKAWGHIAEVEEQGGMAKAIEAGIPKMRIEEAAARTQARIDSGRQTLVGVNKYRVTDDRPVDVLQVDNAEVRRQQIAKLERLRSERDDASVESALNALTNAAGSQSGNLLELAVQAARAKCTVGEISDALEKVYGRHQAVIRSIAGVYKTEVGANNAALEKVAKLIDAFSEAEGRRPRILIAKMGQDGHDRGQKVIATAFADLGFDVDIGPLFQTPEEAARQAAENDVHIVGASSLAAGHLTLVPQLRAELDKLGREDIMIVAGGVIPPQDFDKLFAAGAEAIFPPGTVIAEAASELLEKLLDDETSDAA, via the coding sequence ATGACCCGGATCCCCGATTTTTCCGACTTGCCCCTGTTTGACAGCACTGGTGATGCACCTTCGGCCCCTGCATCGGCCGTGCCGTGGACAACACCCGAAGGCATTGATGTAAAGCCGGTTTATGGCAGCGATGACATTGCCGGGCTGGACCATTTGCACACCATGCCGGGCATGCCGCCCTTTTTGCGCGGCCCCTACCCCACCATGTATGTGCAGCGCCCCTGGACGATCCGCCAATATGCCGGTTTTTCCACGGCCGAGGAATCCAACGCCTTTTACCGCCGCAACCTTGCCGCCGGGCAAAAGGGCCTTTCCATTGCCTTCGACCTGGCCACCCATCGCGGATATGACAGCGACCATCCCCGTGTTGCGGGCGATGTCGGCATGGCGGGTGTGGCAATCGACAGCATCTATGACATGCGAACGCTTTTTGATGGCATTCCGCTGGATCAAATGTCGGTTTCCATGACAATGAATGGCGCGGTATTGCCGGTGATGGCACTTTATATCGCTGCGGCCGAGGAGCAGGGGGTAAAACCCGCCCAGCTTTCCGGCACCATCCAGAACGACATTCTCAAAGAATTCATGGTGCGCAACACCTATATCTATCCGCCCAAACCATCGATGCGCATCATTTCGGATATTTTTGCCTTCACGTCGCAAAATATGCCGAAATTCAATTCCATTTCGATTTCCGGCTATCACATGCAGGAAGCCGGGGCGACCGCCGACCTTGAACTGGCCTATACCCTGGCCGATGGCGTGGAATATGCCCGTGCGGGCATGGCAGCCGGGCTGGATATTGATAAATTTGCCCCGCGCCTGTCGTTTTTCTGGGCGATTGGCATGAATTTCTTTATGGAAATCGCCAAAATGCGGGCCGCGCGCATGATCTGGGCCAAGCTGATCAAACAGTTTGACCCGCAAAGCAACAAGTCGCTTTCTTTGCGCACACACAGCCAGACATCGGGCTGGTCGCTGACCGCGCAGGATGTGTTTAACAATGTCATCCGCACCTGTGTTGAAGCTATGGCCTCCACACAGGGTCATACCCAGTCGCTTCACACCAATGCACTGGACGAAGCCCTGGCCCTGCCAACCGATTTTTCCGCCCGCATTGCCCGCAATACCCAACTGTTTTTGCAGCAGGAAAGCGGCACAACCAACGTGATCGACCCGTGGGGTGGCAGTTATTATGTCGAACGGTTGACCCGCGATCTGGCTGAAAAGGCCTGGGGCCATATCGCCGAGGTCGAAGAACAGGGCGGCATGGCCAAGGCGATTGAAGCCGGCATTCCCAAAATGCGCATCGAAGAAGCCGCCGCCCGCACCCAGGCCCGCATCGATAGCGGCCGCCAGACCCTGGTCGGTGTGAACAAATACCGCGTAACGGACGACCGCCCGGTGGATGTTTTGCAGGTCGATAACGCCGAAGTCCGCCGCCAGCAAATTGCCAAGCTTGAACGCCTGCGTTCCGAACGTGACGATGCAAGCGTTGAAAGCGCCTTGAACGCACTGACCAATGCGGCGGGTTCTCAGTCGGGCAATTTGCTGGAACTGGCCGTGCAGGCCGCCCGGGCAAAATGCACCGTTGGCGAAATTTCCGACGCGCTGGAAAAGGTTTATGGTCGCCATCAGGCCGTCATCCGGTCTATCGCCGGGGTATATAAAACCGAGGTCGGTGCCAATAACGCGGCACTGGAAAAGGTCGCGAAGCTGATTGATGCCTTTAGCGAAGCCGAAGGCCGCCGCCCGCGTATCCTGATTGCCAAAATGGGCCAGGATGGCCATGACCGCGGGCAAAAAGTGATCGCCACTGCCTTTGCCGATCTGGGCTTTGACGTCGATATCGGCCCGCTGTTCCAGACCCCGGAAGAAGCCGCCCGGCAGGCAGCCGAAAACGATGTGCATATTGTCGGCGCAAGTTCGCTTGCCGCAGGGCACTTAACGCTGGTGCCGCAATTGCGGGCGGAGTTGGACAAGCTGGGCCGTGAGGACATCATGATTGTCGCGGGTGGCGTGATCCCGCCGCAGGATTTCGACAAACTGTTTGCCGCCGGGGCCGAAGCTATTTTCCCGCCCGGCACCGTCATTGCCGAAGCCGCCAGCGAATTGCTGGAAAAGCTGCTTGATGATGAGACATCGGACGCAGCCTGA
- a CDS encoding VOC family protein has product MKITSLDHLVLTVKSVERTVEFYQTVLGMTRQNFGKGRVALHFGSQKINLHPADAIPDDNVLHPTPGSADLCFLTETPLDDVMEHLQKHGQKIIEGPIKRTGATGPLRSFYIYDPDENLIEISNTL; this is encoded by the coding sequence ATGAAAATAACCAGCCTTGATCACCTTGTTTTGACTGTCAAAAGCGTAGAGCGCACGGTGGAATTCTACCAGACCGTTCTGGGTATGACGCGTCAGAATTTTGGCAAGGGGCGGGTCGCATTGCATTTCGGGTCGCAGAAAATCAATCTCCATCCTGCTGATGCCATACCTGATGATAACGTTTTACACCCCACACCCGGTTCCGCGGATTTGTGTTTTTTGACAGAAACTCCGCTTGACGATGTGATGGAACATCTGCAAAAGCACGGGCAGAAAATTATTGAAGGGCCGATCAAGCGAACAGGTGCCACTGGCCCCCTTCGGTCATTCTATATTTACGATCCGGACGAAAACCTGATCGAAATCAGCAATACGCTTTAG
- a CDS encoding DUF4760 domain-containing protein, with the protein MTAENFWPFIYNFNPFDWSALSAVAALLGLAINIFLLATVYIGYRSIRDGQAAHVSNILIWAAEQMDSIKEDIQVIRNNKDPHNEFSDEYQSSARRVSAIFQRLGYMAHNGLINPIHFKNMWGLSFVLMWQELEPWVKHLREQNGEPKTLSEGAFSRVDFERMALKYEKHFSEIINRMQKTQPTDEDLTDKDKH; encoded by the coding sequence ATGACAGCTGAGAATTTTTGGCCTTTCATATATAACTTCAACCCATTTGATTGGTCTGCCTTGTCTGCAGTCGCTGCTTTACTTGGACTTGCAATAAATATATTTCTTCTCGCCACTGTATACATAGGATATCGCAGTATCCGAGACGGGCAGGCAGCACATGTGTCCAATATCTTAATTTGGGCAGCGGAACAGATGGATTCGATTAAAGAAGACATTCAGGTAATCAGAAATAACAAAGATCCCCACAACGAATTCTCTGATGAATACCAGTCTTCAGCCCGACGAGTTTCAGCTATATTTCAAAGACTTGGATACATGGCGCACAATGGACTGATTAACCCCATCCACTTCAAGAACATGTGGGGACTGTCTTTTGTTCTCATGTGGCAAGAACTTGAACCTTGGGTTAAACATTTAAGAGAGCAAAATGGTGAACCGAAAACGCTTTCCGAAGGTGCTTTTTCGCGAGTAGATTTCGAACGAATGGCATTAAAGTACGAGAAACATTTCAGTGAAATCATTAATCGAATGCAAAAGACGCAACCCACTGACGAAGACTTAACTGACAAAGACAAGCATTAA